A single window of uncultured Methanospirillum sp. DNA harbors:
- a CDS encoding HDIG domain-containing metalloprotein, translating into MPEPGDEYINYLKEAGCDPGVISHCLTVREVAVRIADLILSAGTAQLNRDLVAAGAVLHDVGRSETHGMDHADAGGRICRKIGFPEEVCLIVERHIGAGLTGRDRIGFGLSDVDRIPETIEEKIVAHADNLVKGSRIISRSDLNLSILKFPQEVQERFTALADELEALAGRSLP; encoded by the coding sequence ATGCCTGAACCCGGGGACGAGTACATTAATTATCTCAAAGAAGCAGGATGCGATCCAGGAGTGATCTCACATTGCCTGACGGTGCGTGAGGTCGCAGTCAGGATTGCAGACCTGATCCTTTCTGCCGGCACAGCCCAACTTAACCGGGACCTTGTCGCTGCCGGCGCTGTTCTTCATGATGTCGGCAGATCAGAGACTCATGGCATGGATCATGCCGATGCCGGGGGCAGGATCTGCAGAAAGATAGGGTTTCCCGAGGAGGTCTGCCTGATTGTCGAACGGCATATCGGTGCCGGCCTCACCGGGAGGGACAGGATCGGATTCGGACTTTCAGATGTGGACAGGATCCCAGAGACGATAGAAGAGAAGATCGTGGCTCATGCCGACAACCTGGTGAAGGGATCGAGGATCATCAGCAGAAGCGATCTCAATCTCTCGATCCTGAAGTTTCCACAGGAGGTTCAGGAGCGGTTTACTGCGCTAGCGGACGAACTCGAAGCACTTGCAGGCAGAAGCCTCCCCTGA
- a CDS encoding transcription factor, whose protein sequence is MVTVEELLDEPAIVAYLHRMIGDEGMDLIRRFPEGKEYSDEELAELTEINLNSVRNTLYTLYEHRLARYRRIKNNETGWLTYLWHLQLSNIYDAVGKDMEVILAKLKKRHYYEEQNDFYICKECGCVSTFYDAMDSQFACPACETQMSHFDNDPLVDALARRIARMKETLGYA, encoded by the coding sequence ATGGTCACCGTAGAAGAGCTGCTCGATGAGCCGGCGATCGTAGCGTACCTGCACCGGATGATCGGGGACGAGGGGATGGACCTTATCCGCCGGTTTCCCGAGGGAAAAGAGTACAGCGACGAGGAACTGGCCGAACTGACCGAGATTAACCTGAACTCAGTCAGGAACACGCTCTATACTCTGTATGAGCACCGGCTGGCACGTTACCGGAGGATCAAGAATAACGAGACAGGCTGGCTGACCTATCTGTGGCATCTGCAACTCTCCAATATCTACGACGCAGTTGGAAAGGACATGGAAGTGATCCTTGCAAAACTGAAGAAGCGTCATTATTACGAGGAGCAGAACGACTTTTACATCTGCAAGGAGTGCGGGTGTGTCTCCACATTTTATGATGCAATGGACAGCCAGTTCGCATGTCCGGCATGTGAGACCCAGATGTCCCACTTTGACAACGATCCTCTTGTAGATGCATTGGCACGCCGGATTGCACGGATGAAGGAAACGCTCGGGTATGCCTGA
- a CDS encoding SIMPL domain-containing protein (The SIMPL domain is named for its presence in mouse protein SIMPL (signalling molecule that associates with mouse pelle-like kinase). Bacterial member BP26, from Brucella, was shown to assemble into a channel-like structure, while YggE from E. coli has been associated with resistance to oxidative stress.) — protein sequence MSPGTRDQSMQFVQVCIVLVLALLFAGIACAEETSETKENLIHVSGSGTIKTTPDRCEISFSVVTKNPDVKAAQKENARKMDAVMAVLKDPGKGNLTPAEISTSSYSISEVYSPDDTLKTKFGDNVTIYEVSNTVTVETSQLDAVGDLIDVVVASGANGVSSLKFTLSKPKTAELRSEALKIAVDKARADADATLSALGTGVGAVHEVTVEDSYNPPVYFNQDMRSEKLAAAGPSTPIEPGSVDVTAQVSITYEIA from the coding sequence ATGAGTCCAGGAACCAGAGATCAGAGTATGCAGTTCGTACAGGTTTGTATTGTGCTGGTGCTGGCCCTCTTGTTTGCCGGCATCGCCTGTGCAGAAGAGACCAGTGAGACAAAGGAGAACCTGATTCACGTGTCAGGGAGCGGGACCATCAAGACGACTCCTGACCGGTGTGAGATATCATTCTCGGTTGTGACCAAGAACCCGGATGTGAAAGCAGCACAGAAAGAGAATGCCCGTAAAATGGATGCCGTAATGGCGGTTCTGAAAGATCCCGGGAAAGGGAATCTGACTCCGGCAGAGATCAGTACGAGTTCGTACTCGATATCAGAGGTCTACAGTCCTGATGACACTCTCAAGACCAAGTTTGGAGATAATGTCACCATCTACGAGGTTTCAAACACCGTCACGGTTGAGACATCGCAGCTGGATGCAGTCGGGGATCTCATCGATGTGGTGGTTGCAAGCGGTGCGAACGGTGTCAGTTCACTCAAGTTCACCCTGAGCAAACCGAAGACCGCCGAGCTCCGTAGTGAAGCACTCAAAATTGCAGTTGATAAAGCACGGGCTGATGCTGATGCCACCCTTTCTGCTCTCGGTACTGGTGTTGGTGCAGTTCACGAGGTGACGGTCGAGGACAGTTACAATCCACCGGTATACTTCAACCAGGATATGAGGAGTGAGAAACTGGCAGCAGCAGGGCCATCAACCCCGATAGAGCCAGGCAGTGTTGATGTTACTGCACAGGTCTCGATCACCTACGAGATCGCCTGA
- a CDS encoding tRNA (cytidine(56)-2'-O)-methyltransferase: protein MKEVAILRLGHRPQRDQRVTTHVGLTARALGATGMYLASNDTGIMKSILDVGDRWGGDFFVENDVGWHSCIRHWKEAGGTVVHLTMFGLNLPDVEEEILSRDKILVVVGAEKVPGEVYHLADFNVAVSNQPHSEISSMAIFLDHLMGKDALVQKFPGAKVRVVPCKEGKLVEEIRPDE, encoded by the coding sequence ATGAAGGAGGTTGCGATCCTCAGGCTTGGTCATCGCCCGCAGCGTGATCAGCGGGTGACCACTCATGTAGGGCTCACAGCACGGGCTCTTGGTGCAACCGGGATGTACCTGGCCTCAAACGATACCGGTATCATGAAGAGTATCCTTGATGTCGGCGACCGGTGGGGTGGAGATTTCTTTGTTGAGAACGACGTCGGCTGGCACTCGTGCATTCGCCACTGGAAAGAGGCAGGCGGAACGGTTGTACATCTTACCATGTTCGGGCTCAACCTGCCTGATGTCGAAGAGGAGATCCTCTCACGTGACAAGATCCTTGTTGTCGTCGGGGCCGAGAAGGTCCCAGGTGAGGTATACCACCTTGCCGACTTCAACGTCGCGGTCAGCAACCAGCCGCACTCTGAGATCTCAAGCATGGCGATCTTCCTTGATCACCTCATGGGAAAAGATGCCCTTGTCCAGAAGTTCCCGGGTGCCAAGGTAAGGGTTGTTCCCTGTAAGGAAGGCAAACTGGTCGAAGAGATCAGACCTGACGAATGA
- a CDS encoding ATP-grasp domain-containing protein: MNGAIQRILVAGFSTRHVVSSAVRAGLEVCAIDNFCDQDLINLVFAYERFEELAELPDLIRRFCSEQKVDAVITTSGAEDLADLPVPILGTDPAIAARFLDKELTQRFFEEHGFPVPALAIPGVFPAMLKPCRGSGGWRNALVTSEEDIRAWENIFPGEPYLLQELAPGIPASVCCVADGNRAKAVAVNLQILRGSREARYGFCGSLTPFRHQMADQMRMMAERIAAATGCCGVLGIDFLVTETGITAIEVNPRFVATLDTIERATGCNLVRLHIDACHGVLPEVIPEGGRTCIRQILFAPEDLSIRTDLSYLIPDVADIPVPPASFEKGDAVISVFGEGANESSARLALDKTITRVSQYIG; the protein is encoded by the coding sequence ATGAACGGAGCGATTCAGAGGATCCTTGTCGCGGGATTCTCAACACGGCATGTGGTCTCTTCGGCGGTCAGGGCCGGGCTTGAGGTCTGTGCCATCGACAACTTCTGCGACCAGGATCTCATAAACCTCGTTTTTGCATACGAGCGGTTCGAAGAACTTGCAGAACTACCGGATCTCATACGCAGGTTCTGCAGTGAGCAGAAGGTTGATGCGGTCATCACCACTTCAGGTGCCGAAGATCTTGCGGACCTTCCGGTACCGATACTCGGGACTGATCCTGCCATTGCAGCACGGTTTCTTGATAAAGAACTGACACAACGGTTCTTTGAGGAGCACGGTTTTCCGGTTCCTGCCCTGGCCATTCCCGGCGTCTTTCCTGCCATGCTCAAGCCCTGCCGGGGATCAGGAGGCTGGAGAAATGCCCTTGTCACCAGCGAAGAGGACATCAGAGCCTGGGAGAATATCTTTCCCGGTGAACCATACCTGCTCCAGGAACTGGCACCAGGTATCCCGGCCTCGGTATGTTGTGTTGCTGACGGCAACCGGGCAAAGGCTGTCGCAGTCAACCTTCAGATCCTGCGGGGAAGCAGGGAGGCACGATACGGGTTCTGCGGATCGCTGACACCGTTCAGGCATCAGATGGCAGACCAGATGCGCATGATGGCTGAGAGGATAGCGGCTGCTACCGGATGCTGCGGTGTGCTCGGAATAGACTTTCTTGTAACTGAAACCGGCATCACTGCGATTGAAGTCAACCCCAGATTCGTTGCAACCCTTGACACCATCGAACGGGCGACAGGCTGCAACCTCGTGAGACTGCACATCGATGCCTGTCACGGCGTACTCCCTGAAGTAATCCCGGAAGGAGGACGTACCTGTATCAGGCAGATCCTCTTTGCACCCGAGGATCTGAGTATCAGAACCGATCTCTCATACCTCATCCCTGATGTCGCAGACATCCCGGTTCCTCCTGCATCGTTTGAGAAAGGAGATGCCGTCATCAGCGTGTTCGGAGAAGGAGCAAATGAATCCTCAGCCCGTCTCGCACTGGATAAAACTATCACGAGAGTATCCCAATATATAGGGTAA
- a CDS encoding regulator of amino acid metabolism, contains ACT domain protein has protein sequence MWSAILSGFSDSPSQGRVVRFLLENGFGVNEEGRICCNSIPIASTQIGQQVGVDRRVVDTTAKRILDSRYRDIFLSMRATPDLTLIADKLSLSVITILPDDATKPGIVDACIHVLSSHGIAIRQLFVTDPHLSEDPRLVIITESVIPAQVIEDLRALPFVRRLIL, from the coding sequence ATGTGGTCGGCTATTCTCTCCGGGTTTTCAGATTCCCCGTCCCAGGGCAGGGTTGTCAGGTTTCTTCTTGAGAACGGATTCGGGGTGAACGAGGAGGGAAGGATCTGCTGTAACTCTATCCCGATTGCATCGACGCAGATCGGCCAGCAGGTAGGCGTTGATCGGAGAGTGGTGGACACAACCGCAAAGCGCATCCTCGACTCCCGCTACCGGGATATCTTCCTCTCGATGCGGGCGACCCCTGACCTGACTCTCATTGCTGACAAACTCTCCCTCTCTGTCATCACCATCCTTCCTGATGATGCAACCAAGCCCGGGATTGTGGACGCCTGCATCCATGTCCTCTCCTCTCATGGGATCGCAATCAGGCAGCTCTTTGTCACTGATCCGCACCTCTCCGAGGACCCGAGGCTTGTCATCATCACCGAGAGTGTGATCCCTGCGCAGGTCATCGAGGATCTCAGGGCGCTTCCCTTTGTCAGGCGCCTGATCCTCTGA